AAACAGTTAGTAATAACTGACAATCAAATCATGCCTTTATGTTTTTAGgctttatttcctttttctgtATTTAGAATCACAGCTTTCCTGTTAAATTAGCTTTGAATTCTTTGATAtcttaaattgtaaaatatgGAGCAGATTTGTTAGCTGTGCTGTATCTTTGCTGATTTGCTACttgttccatttttagcaGAAATCTTCCATCTGTTGTTAGAGATTTTACTTTGAAATCAAGAAACGGTCAATCGGATTTGTTCGGAAATTTTGGCTGTCTGGTGATAGAAATGGTCACACAATCATGGTTTCGTAGTCTGTGGACGCCATTGAAGAAGAATGAGTTCCATACTGAAAAGGCGAAGATTGCGGTTTTGGCCTTTGAGGCTGCTAGCTTGATGACTAAACTGCTTCACCTGTGGCAATCAATGACTGATAAGCAGGTTGCAAGGTTAAGAGAGGAGATAAATGACTCGTTGGGCATAAAGAAGCTTGTATCAGAGAGTGATGAGTATATTGGGAAGTTGATATGTGCGGAGATGATGGAAAATTTGGTGAATGTGGCAAGAGCATTGGCTAGGTTGTCCAAGAGATGCAACGATCCCCTGCTGAGAAGCTTTGAGCAGGCGTTTAACGATTTGATCAAGGGTGGCACAGACACGTATGGTTGGCAGTTCTCGTGGAGGAAGATGGAAAGGAAAGTAAAAAAGATGGAGCGTTTTATAGTTGCAAATGCTAATTTGTATCAAGAGATGGAGACGCTCGCGGATCTTGAACAGGCGTTGAAGAGGATGAAGGGCAATGATAGCGTGGATAGCATTACCTTGGTTGAATATGAGAAGAAGATTGCGTGGAAGCGACAAGAGGTGAAGCATCTCAAGGAAAATTCTCTCTGGAGTCGGACTTATGATTATACCATTCTTCTGATGGCGAGATCTCTTTTTACTACGTATGGAAGGATTGGACATGTTTTTGGTGTTAATCACATTACTGACATAGGGGCTAACTCGAGAGTTGTGGATAATTCTAATAACCGACATAGCCACTCAACTGCCTTCATGCAATCGTCTGTTTATCCATCCGAAAATTATGTCCCTAGAGTTTCTACGGGTACACAAGGGAAGTTCATATCTTCATCTGGCCCTCTTTTGAGAACGAACAACATGGGTAATTTCCACTCAGGTCCTCTTGGGAACTCAACGAATACATCTAGTTCGATCTCTGGAAAACATAATGGTGTTGGTGGTTACTATTCAGGTCCCTTATCAAGTTCAACAGCCAAACCCGGTCCTACTTCAAAAACGAGCAAGAGTTCTTTGCGAATGTGGCATTTCCGTGATAAATCTCACAAAGCTGAGAAAATCTCTCAGCGAAAACCGAATGGAATGACCATGTCAGGACCTTTAACTGGCTCTGTTGTGGGTGGAAATGGTTCTTGGACGGGTAACGCCCATTTGATACCTGGTGATGCTCAATCCGGAGTTATGGATGGAAAGATTTACGGGAACTTGATCGATGGAAACCTCTCTGTAGTTGCATCAAAGAGCAAGCTGTTGAATCCACCTCCGGAAACTCTTGGTGCTTCGGCCCTAGCTCTTCACTATGCAAATCTCATCATATTCATCGAGAAACTGGTAGCATCTCCTCACTTGATCGGGAATGATGCCAGAGACGATGTATACAATATGCTGCCAGCTAGCATCAGATCATCCCTCAGGGCTAAGCTGAAGCCTTTTGCAAGGAGCCTCAGT
This region of Salvia hispanica cultivar TCC Black 2014 unplaced genomic scaffold, UniMelb_Shisp_WGS_1.0 HiC_scaffold_67, whole genome shotgun sequence genomic DNA includes:
- the LOC125199771 gene encoding uncharacterized protein LOC125199771, with amino-acid sequence MVTQSWFRSLWTPLKKNEFHTEKAKIAVLAFEAASLMTKLLHLWQSMTDKQVARLREEINDSLGIKKLVSESDEYIGKLICAEMMENLVNVARALARLSKRCNDPLLRSFEQAFNDLIKGGTDTYGWQFSWRKMERKVKKMERFIVANANLYQEMETLADLEQALKRMKGNDSVDSITLVEYEKKIAWKRQEVKHLKENSLWSRTYDYTILLMARSLFTTYGRIGHVFGVNHITDIGANSRVVDNSNNRHSHSTAFMQSSVYPSENYVPRVSTGTQGKFISSSGPLLRTNNMGPLSSSTAKPGPTSKTSKSSLRMWHFRDKSHKAEKISQRKPNGMTMSGPLTGSVVGGNGSWTGNAHLIPGDAQSGVMDGKIYGNLIDGNLSVVASKSKLLNPPPETLGASALALHYANLIIFIEKLVASPHLIGNDARDDVYNMLPASIRSSLRAKLKPFARSLSSSVYDTALANEWNDAMSKTLEWLAPLAHNMIRWQSERSFEHQSLVSRTNVLLVQTLYFANQEKTEAQITELLVGLNYIWRFGREITAKSLAECASGRTFDEYQE